Within the Plasmodium relictum strain SGS1 genome assembly, chromosome: 12 genome, the region ACATATAAAgtgtagaaaaaaaaaaaattgcacTTTTACGAAACGTaactttaaaataaaaacgaaaTAACTATTTAGAAGTATtagaatgaaataaaataataaaagtagtttaaaattattaatgcTGCATTTTTTaccattttaaaaatattaaaatcgTAATTCggaaataataaagattatccccagaaatattaaaataacaaagttaaaaaaaaaaataaattacataatttaaaattattttaaagtaaaatataacaatatatatatttcttttttttaattacattttaaaaagaattagCATCCGCAGCATGCTGGGTCTCCATAGAATTGTTTATGAATATCTAAATCAGTGGTTGCACATTTTTTTGAAGTAATAAAATGACTACCGAATAAGAAAAATCCAAAAGATAAACCAAAAATAACTGAGAAAAATAATCCCACATTAAATGTCATAACTATTagcattaataaataatccCATGAATATATGACAAAAGATAAAACCATTCTAatagtattatttttaaataatacttCGCTTGTAAATACATTTGTATCATTTGTTTTTGGTAGTGATCTTTCAATGTACAATCTTAATACTTTTAATATAACTGATATTAAaccaaaaataaaacaaattattAAAGATATAAAGTATGATCCATCCTAAAATTCCATTTAATTAgaagaataaaatataaagaataatagaataaaggatttaattaaatatatagataaacactaatatatatatatatatatacatagttgtataaataaaagtacATATACAAATTGCTATAtattatgaaataatataataagttttaaatattaataataaaaacaaataaacaataaaaattatacaattaataattttttttttttttaatctttacGCTTAAAGTTTCCCATGATTTAAATAAGATAATAGTATGTGTTGAAAATTGAAAAGACATAGGCATCGATTCGCTATGTTCCATTGAATCCATGTTGTGATCTTGTGATAtttgatttttattattttcattttttaaatgattacTAATTATTTCACTATATTTCTTATAGTTTTCCCAACATTCTTGAagaaatgataatttttttttacaacatTTATGAGAAcatgatatttttaaatcaGGTGTACATTTATCTTTGCTATTATTAGATGAAGCATTTATGATAATACTATTtagtaataaaattataagagGTACAATAAAtgctatatatttattcattttttatattagcataaaaatattgaacttaatatgataaaaaagcctaaacaaaattttattttttaattatgtatatatttgttaatcttattttttttttttttctaatatagttttaatttttatatgcatcaaaaatttcttttaatttgccaataatatatattttatgcttttaaatataaaatatatatattataacaaaatatatagattTTGTACTATAATATAtgcatttatattttaaaaaattttttacataaaacaacttatgtatgtttttttaattaaaaatatttaatataaataacagtataattattatattattcaatataatttttcaattaCTATATGTTTTGcaatttttctaaatttaatattcctttttctcttaatctttatttttaaatttcaaaTATTTAATGCACATacaaagaattttttttttcatgcaattttttttataaaaataggtTCAACAAATTCATATGCATAAGGGATAAAACTGTATACtacaattttaataattaagatagtacaattttaataattaaaatagtgcattttaaaaaggaaaaattttaattatttcattattttaatttataattaaatcaAGGATTTCCCACtttaatatgtatttttttttttttttttgtttttgtttttgagTAATACAAAACGTACACAAACTAAAGTCTTTctgtaaattaaaattttttttatatatttttaattgaatatagtttcttataatatttttgttctTATCACTTTACTTCTTCATGTTCTCTTTCACTATAAAGTGGGTTTATTACAATATTTCATAAATGTATGTATTCCATTTATTTggtttctattttttttttttcttttagagAAATCCGTACATTCTccataagaaaaaaaaaaaagaaaataattattaaaaaaaaaaataactttcttattaataaaaaaaaaaaaaaaatatgaaatacacaaaaatatgaaatatatgcATATGCACGagcatatatataacataaaatatttaaataaaaattgtaattGCACATTTCTTGAAAG harbors:
- a CDS encoding copper transporter, putative — its product is MNKYIAFIVPLIILLLNSIIINASSNNSKDKCTPDLKISCSHKCCKKKLSFLQECWENYKKYSEIISNHLKNENNKNQISQDHNMDSMEHSESMPMSFQFSTHTIILFKSWETLSDGSYFISLIICFIFGLISVILKVLRLYIERSLPKTNDTNVFTSEVLFKNNTIRMVLSFVIYSWDYLLMLIVMTFNVGLFFSVIFGLSFGFFLFGSHFITSKKCATTDLDIHKQFYGDPACCGC